A single genomic interval of Scylla paramamosain isolate STU-SP2022 chromosome 12, ASM3559412v1, whole genome shotgun sequence harbors:
- the LOC135105688 gene encoding uncharacterized protein LOC135105688: MVTGMLGRSRLLKLSSSLLRFRPKTTYVVLLPENPVDTEDDNPLLRTNALPEFDQLTPEKCWTGMGKLALEYESGVWAVEERARDLKEPKTFDNIIGELDKLESPFNAAWSTVKTLYTVKNSEMNTNTYLKIHERARKARVHKFQSQPIYEACKQILVSDTSLTEAQKRVVQKYLLEARLNGIELPAEKATNFTSKLVKLEKQKDIFRRKVSESGSRFSYHISDHNLVRDFPETLLKYMAVEESRYQQGPWVITLQPHVYHSFLEHCPSSDLRRNTYRAYNMRASNHIDQELSNSIHMEDIRSLRGEQATLLGYKDFAHMSMETKMAGSVENVLSMITSLLAKAKTAQDKEIASLQEFAESRGFELQLEAWDVPYWRRKQKRHLFNFDETQLQDYFPFEHVFVSLLELCSELFGISFEEVPEKVPTWHPDVRFFNILDASGDYLASFYLDPFQRPGEKLQTRVDAAWSLVIRSRSDIANMLPITNLVFNFAPPASEDQPALLTFSEVTLLFQKFGSALQHLLTTVPYTECSGMTNIEWDAVEVCSNFMQNWLHEPAVLQRISQHYESGLPLSGSSIKELLASQNHMAGYDLCSELYLAHLDMELHTRKNYWLDIARELWPSYRPFTLDKYDAHLCSNTAIMADVWAAAYYSHLWSRMVAADVFQAFREPHEADSELGERFRSTFLSLGGGCHPSEVFRRFRGRDPSPDALHVLCGISQQTT; encoded by the exons ATGGTCACCGGGATGCTTGGAAGGTCTAGGTTACTCAAGTTATCTTCCTCCCTGCTCAGGTTTAGACCTAAGACCACCTATGTTGTGTT GCTTCCAGAGAATCCAGTAGATACTGAGGATGACAATCCATTGCTGCGAACAAATGCCCTCCCAGAGTTTGACCAGCTCACGCCTGAGAAATGCTGGACTGGTATGGGCAAGCTGGCACTGGAGTATGAGTCTGGCGTGTGGGCAGTGGAGGAGAGAGCCAGAG ATCTCAAAGAACCAAAAACATTTGATAACATTATTGGAGAACTAGACAAACTTGAATCTCCTTTCAATGCTGCCTGGAGCACTGTGAAAACCCTCTACACTGTCAAGAACAGCGAGATGAACACAAACACCTATCTTAAAATCCATGAACGAGCAAGAAAGGCCCGGGTTCACAAGTTTCAGAGCCAGCCTATCTATGAAGCCTGCAAG CAAATACTTGTCTCAGACACCAGCTTGACTGAAGCTCAGAAGAGGGTTGTGCAGAAATATCTTCTGGAAGCAAGACTAAATGGGATTGAGCTTCCTGCTGAGAAAGCCACTAATTTTACTTCTAAGCTCGTAAAActtgaaaaacaaaaggacatattCCGACGAAAAGTTTCT GAATCAGGGAGTAGATTTTCTTATCATATCAGTGATCACAATTTAGTGAGAGACTTCCCAGAAACTTTGTTGAAGTACATGGCTGTTGAAGA ATCTCGGTATCAGCAGGGGCCGTGGGTGATCACATTACAGCCCCATGTGTACCACAGCTTCCTGGAGCACTGCCCCTCATCTGATCTGCGCCGCAACACTTACCGGGCTTATAACATGAGAGCCTCCAACCACATTGATCAAGAACTGAGCAACAGCATACACATGGAAGATATTCGGTCTTTGAG GGGAGAACAGGCTACTCTGCTTGGCTACAAGGATTTTGCCCACATGTCCATGGAGACGAAGATGGCTGGGAGTGTGGAGAATGTGCTGTCAATGATCACTAGTCTACTAGCAAAAG CAAAAACTGCACAAGACAAAGAAATAGCCTCACTGCAAGAGTTTGCTGAGAGCAGAGGTTTTGAGCTTCAGCTGGAGGCCTGGGATGTGCCCTactggaggaggaaacagaagcgCCACCTCTTCAA CTTTGATGAAACTCAACTCCAAGACTACTTTCCATTTGAGCATGTCTTTGTCAGTCTCCTAGAGCTGTGCTCAGAGCTCTTTGGCATCTCCTTTGAGGAGGTCCCTGAAAAGGTCCCCACATGGCACCCTGATGTACGCTTCTTCAATATCTTGGATGCATCAGGGGATTACCTTGCCTCATTCTATCTGGACCCTTTCCAGAG GCCAGGTGAAAAGTTACAAACGAGGGTGGATGCAGCGTGGAGCCTTGTGATCCGTAGCCGGTCAGACATTGCCAACATGCTTCCCATTACCAACCTAGTGTTTAATTTCGCTCCACCTGCCTCAGAGGACCAGCCAGCATTACTTACTTTCTCAGAAGTGACCCTTCTCTTCcagaaa TTTGGTAGTGCCCTGCAGCATCTCCTCACCACAGTGCCATACACAGAGTGCTCTGGGATGACTAACATAGAGTGGGACGCTGTAGAAGTGTGCTCCAACTTCATGCAGAACTG GTTACATGAGCCGGCTGTCCTGCAGCGCATCAGCCAACATTATGAATCTGGCCTGCCTTTGAGTGGCTCCAGCATCAAGGAACTGTTGGCTAGCCAGAACCACATGGCTGGCTATGACCTCTGCTCTGAACTTTATCTGGCTCATCTGGATATGGAACTTCACACAAG GAAGAACTACTGGCTAGACATTGCACGAGAGTTGTGGCCATCATACCGGCCATTCACACTTGACAAATATGATGCACATCTCTGCTCCAACACGGCCATCATGGCAGACGTGTGGGCTGCTGCATACTACTCTCACCTGTGGTCCCGCATGGTGGCTGCTGATGTGTTCCAGGCCTTCAGGGAGCCACATGAGGCAGATTCTGAACTTGGTGAAAG ATTTCGCTCCACATTCCTGTCCCTGGGAGGAGGATGCCATCCCAGCGAGGTGTTCCGCAGATTCAGAGGTCGTGACCCATCCCCGGATGCACTTCATGTCCTGTGTGGCATTAGTCAGCAGACCACCTGA